One genomic segment of Centroberyx gerrardi isolate f3 chromosome 4, fCenGer3.hap1.cur.20231027, whole genome shotgun sequence includes these proteins:
- the st8sia2 gene encoding alpha-2,8-sialyltransferase 8B isoform X2: protein MPLVFRTVLFGIVTLLVVFLIIADIAEVEEETAKAAVKLDPTPLASSGKDVSHHLPHFNSTAKLSSDNWTFNKTLSNLIRKNILRFLDPERDISILKGTLKAGDVVHYVFDRQSTTNISENLYRLLPTASPMKNQHHRRCAIVGNSGILLNSSCGPEIDSHDFVIRCNLAPVEEYSGDVGWRTNLVTMNPSVVQRAFQDLANDEWRERFLRRLQSLSGSVLWIPAFMAKGGEERVEWAVRLILQHTVDVRTAFPSLRLLHAVRGYWLTNNVHIKRPTTGLLMYTMATRFCEEIHLYGFWPFPLDPQGKPVSYHYYDNLKYEYTSSSSPHTMPLEFRTLSRLHRQGALRLHTGTCDAEKPPQKELRGK, encoded by the exons ATGCCGCTGGTTTTTCGCACAGTGTTGTTCGGCATTGTCACACTCCTGGTTGTGTTTTTGATTATTGCTGATATTGCTGAAGTGGAAGAAGAAACTGC AAAGGCTGCAGTGAAGTTGGATCCTACTCCTTTGGCGAGCTCAGGTAAAGATGTCAGCCATCATCTTCCACACTTCAACAGCACCGCCAAACTCTCTTCAGATAACTGGACCTTCAACAAGACCCTGTCCAATCTCATCAG GAAGAACATTTTGAGATTCCTTGATCCGGAGCGGGACATCTCTATCCTGAAAGGCACTTTGAAAGCAGGAGATGTGGTCCACTATGTGTTTGACCGCCAGAGCACCACAAACATCTCAGAAAACCTGTACCGTCTTCTGCCAACTGCGTCCCCCATGAAGAACCAGCATCACAGGCGTTGCGCCATCGTGGGCAACTCTGGGATCCTGCTGAACAGCAGCTGCGGACCGGAGATTGACTCTCACGACTTTGTCATTAG GTGTAACCTGGCACCAGTGGAGGAATACTCAGGGGACGTGGGCTGGCGGACCAACTTGGTGACCATGAACCCTTCAGTGGTGCAGCGGGCGTTCCAGGACCTGGCCAACGACGAGTGGAGGGAGCGCTTCCTGCGGCGGCTCCAAAGCCTCAGCGGCAGTGTGCTGTGGATCCCGGCCTTCATGGCCAAGGGTGGGGAGGAACGCGTGGAGTGGGCCGTCCGGCTCATTCTACAGCATACTGTGGACGTGCGCACCGCCTTCCCCTCACTGCGCCTTCTCCACGCTGTCAGAGG ATACTGGCTGACCAACAATGTCCACATCAAGCGGCCGACCACCGGGCTCCTGATGTACACTATGGCCACTCGCTTCTGTGAAGAGATCCATCTATACGGCTTCTGGCCCTTTCCACTCGACCCGCAAGGCAAACCGGTCAGTTACCACTACTACGACAATCTAAAATATGAGTACACCTCCAGTTCCAGCCCACACACCATGCCTCTGGAGTTTAGGACCCTGAGCAGACTGCACAGACAGGGGGCGCTGCGGCTCCACACTGGGACTTGTGATGCAGAGAAGCCGCCGCAGAAGGAGCTCCGAGGCAAATAG
- the st8sia2 gene encoding alpha-2,8-sialyltransferase 8B isoform X1: MPLVFRTVLFGIVTLLVVFLIIADIAEVEEETANTGHSRKMNLHRFIPKPHRKAAVKLDPTPLASSGKDVSHHLPHFNSTAKLSSDNWTFNKTLSNLIRKNILRFLDPERDISILKGTLKAGDVVHYVFDRQSTTNISENLYRLLPTASPMKNQHHRRCAIVGNSGILLNSSCGPEIDSHDFVIRCNLAPVEEYSGDVGWRTNLVTMNPSVVQRAFQDLANDEWRERFLRRLQSLSGSVLWIPAFMAKGGEERVEWAVRLILQHTVDVRTAFPSLRLLHAVRGYWLTNNVHIKRPTTGLLMYTMATRFCEEIHLYGFWPFPLDPQGKPVSYHYYDNLKYEYTSSSSPHTMPLEFRTLSRLHRQGALRLHTGTCDAEKPPQKELRGK, encoded by the exons ATGCCGCTGGTTTTTCGCACAGTGTTGTTCGGCATTGTCACACTCCTGGTTGTGTTTTTGATTATTGCTGATATTGCTGAAGTGGAAGAAGAAACTGC GAATACTGGACATTCAAGAAAAATGAACTTGCACAGGTTCATCCCTAAGCCCCACAG AAAGGCTGCAGTGAAGTTGGATCCTACTCCTTTGGCGAGCTCAGGTAAAGATGTCAGCCATCATCTTCCACACTTCAACAGCACCGCCAAACTCTCTTCAGATAACTGGACCTTCAACAAGACCCTGTCCAATCTCATCAG GAAGAACATTTTGAGATTCCTTGATCCGGAGCGGGACATCTCTATCCTGAAAGGCACTTTGAAAGCAGGAGATGTGGTCCACTATGTGTTTGACCGCCAGAGCACCACAAACATCTCAGAAAACCTGTACCGTCTTCTGCCAACTGCGTCCCCCATGAAGAACCAGCATCACAGGCGTTGCGCCATCGTGGGCAACTCTGGGATCCTGCTGAACAGCAGCTGCGGACCGGAGATTGACTCTCACGACTTTGTCATTAG GTGTAACCTGGCACCAGTGGAGGAATACTCAGGGGACGTGGGCTGGCGGACCAACTTGGTGACCATGAACCCTTCAGTGGTGCAGCGGGCGTTCCAGGACCTGGCCAACGACGAGTGGAGGGAGCGCTTCCTGCGGCGGCTCCAAAGCCTCAGCGGCAGTGTGCTGTGGATCCCGGCCTTCATGGCCAAGGGTGGGGAGGAACGCGTGGAGTGGGCCGTCCGGCTCATTCTACAGCATACTGTGGACGTGCGCACCGCCTTCCCCTCACTGCGCCTTCTCCACGCTGTCAGAGG ATACTGGCTGACCAACAATGTCCACATCAAGCGGCCGACCACCGGGCTCCTGATGTACACTATGGCCACTCGCTTCTGTGAAGAGATCCATCTATACGGCTTCTGGCCCTTTCCACTCGACCCGCAAGGCAAACCGGTCAGTTACCACTACTACGACAATCTAAAATATGAGTACACCTCCAGTTCCAGCCCACACACCATGCCTCTGGAGTTTAGGACCCTGAGCAGACTGCACAGACAGGGGGCGCTGCGGCTCCACACTGGGACTTGTGATGCAGAGAAGCCGCCGCAGAAGGAGCTCCGAGGCAAATAG
- the fam174b gene encoding membrane protein FAM174B gives MATFNLALTFIIAAAWQVSCEPQTLSSPATQLNSTSSIILQDELTNNGTDATTESRISSIITHLPTLKNIVIFICVLTAALITCLVIKVFRSGRRIRKTRKYDIITTPAERVEMAPLNEENEDEDDSTLFDVKYR, from the exons ATGGCGACATTTAATCTCGCCTTAACTTTTATTATCGCGGCGGCCTGGCAAGTCAGCTGTGAACCACAAACTCTTTCTTCGCCCGCGACGCAGTTAAATTCAACATCATCCATCATCCTCCAAGATGAACTGACAAATAATGGCACAGATGCAACTACGGAATCCCGGATTTCTTCTATCATAACGCATCTCCCAACTCTGAAAAACATTGTTATTTTCATCTGCGTGCTAACAGCTGCTCTCATCACATGCCTGGTCATCAAAGTGTTCAG ATCTGGGAGACGAATTAGAAAAACACGAAAATATGATATTATAACTACACCTGCAGAGCGTGTGGAGATGGCCCCTCTCAACGAGGAGAACGAGGACGAGGATGACTCGACCCTCTTTGATGTCAAATACAG GTGA